One stretch of Streptomyces sp. NBC_00443 DNA includes these proteins:
- a CDS encoding DUF397 domain-containing protein encodes MDRIKPRIRVYNGMPARDLGSEGWHKPWSGGNGGNCLEAMKLADGRIAVRQSTDPDGPALIYTTDEMTAFIEGAKAGEADFLLS; translated from the coding sequence ATGGATCGCATCAAGCCGCGCATACGCGTCTACAACGGCATGCCCGCGCGGGACTTGGGCAGCGAAGGCTGGCACAAGCCGTGGAGTGGCGGCAACGGAGGCAACTGCCTGGAGGCGATGAAGCTCGCCGACGGCCGTATCGCCGTCCGGCAGTCGACCGACCCGGACGGGCCGGCGCTGATCTACACCACGGACGAGATGACGGCGTTCATCGAGGGTGCCAAGGCGGGGGAGGCGGACTTCCTTCTGTCGTGA
- a CDS encoding ABC transporter ATP-binding protein translates to MGKKRATGGPEVSESEQLLFGGPLRYDMGWNRHRDAFLELNFRAMVTRLPSLLSSSFRLAWQADRRAARTVLVAEVGRGLGQAVGLLAVNSVLGRLIGGGALEDRLRGAVPALVTMAAVMVVSTLLRAASTYATGRLEPKVERVATELYLERAAAVELAAIEDHAFHKLLDTAQYGAGAARRMISYSTRVVNAAISLIAAAGVLTVLHPALLPLLATMTLPSAWSALTNARRRYESFHTWVQHSRAGHLISGLLTEPAAAPEIRVHGVGPFLLRHYRAMSETAEAEQARLAGLAARTGLIAAAWTGLATVATYATLGGLLLAGAMALSVAGTAVIAIRTGSSSLDSLVLEVNALHEEALFVGDLQRLYVEAAERAIPLGGAPLPEDPREVRFENVGFSYPGESARPALDDVTLTLPLGRIIALVGENGSGKTTLVKLLAGLYTPDSGRILWDEVDAAGADRHQLAERIAMVAQDFKRWPFTARVNVSVGRSSAPLTEERLAASVAEAGAGDVVADLPRGLDTLLARQFNGGHELSGGQWQRLGIARAAYRRGRILIVDEPTAALDARAELEVFEKIRALASTGQTVVLITHRLASVRHADLVHVLDQGKLVESGTPDELLATGGVFAELYSLQAGQFTTRVPAPKAG, encoded by the coding sequence GTGGGGAAGAAACGCGCTACTGGTGGGCCCGAGGTGTCCGAGTCGGAGCAGCTGCTCTTCGGGGGGCCGTTGCGGTACGACATGGGGTGGAACCGGCATCGGGACGCCTTTCTGGAGCTGAACTTCCGGGCGATGGTGACGCGGCTGCCGTCCCTGCTGTCGTCGAGCTTCCGGCTCGCCTGGCAGGCCGACCGGCGGGCCGCGCGGACCGTGCTGGTGGCCGAGGTGGGGCGCGGCCTTGGACAGGCGGTCGGATTGCTTGCCGTGAACAGTGTGCTGGGGCGGCTGATCGGGGGCGGGGCTCTGGAGGACCGGTTACGGGGTGCCGTTCCCGCGCTGGTCACCATGGCCGCCGTGATGGTGGTCTCGACGCTGCTGCGAGCCGCGTCGACTTACGCCACCGGGCGCCTGGAGCCCAAGGTGGAGCGGGTGGCGACCGAGCTGTATCTGGAGCGGGCGGCGGCCGTGGAGCTGGCCGCGATCGAGGACCACGCCTTCCACAAGCTGCTGGACACCGCGCAGTACGGCGCCGGAGCCGCCCGCCGGATGATCTCGTACAGCACGCGGGTCGTGAACGCGGCCATCTCGCTGATCGCGGCTGCGGGTGTGCTCACCGTGCTGCATCCCGCCCTGCTGCCCCTCCTCGCCACGATGACGCTGCCCAGCGCCTGGAGCGCCCTGACCAACGCCCGGCGACGCTACGAGTCCTTCCACACCTGGGTGCAGCACTCCCGGGCCGGCCATCTGATCAGCGGGCTGCTGACCGAACCCGCCGCCGCGCCCGAGATCCGGGTCCACGGAGTCGGGCCGTTCCTCCTGCGCCACTACCGGGCGATGTCGGAGACGGCGGAGGCCGAGCAGGCACGGCTGGCCGGGCTGGCTGCGCGCACCGGGCTCATCGCGGCGGCGTGGACGGGGCTGGCGACCGTCGCGACCTACGCCACGCTGGGCGGGCTGCTGCTCGCCGGTGCCATGGCGCTCTCCGTGGCGGGTACGGCCGTCATCGCGATCCGCACGGGTTCGTCGAGCCTCGACAGCCTCGTCCTGGAGGTGAACGCGCTCCACGAGGAGGCGCTCTTCGTGGGCGATCTGCAACGGCTGTACGTCGAGGCGGCCGAACGGGCGATTCCGCTCGGCGGCGCCCCGCTGCCCGAGGACCCGCGGGAGGTCCGCTTCGAGAACGTCGGCTTCAGCTACCCGGGTGAATCGGCCCGCCCCGCCCTCGACGACGTCACGCTCACCCTCCCCCTCGGCCGGATCATCGCGCTGGTCGGCGAGAACGGCTCCGGCAAGACCACCCTGGTCAAACTGCTGGCCGGGCTCTACACCCCGGACTCGGGCCGCATCCTCTGGGACGAGGTCGACGCGGCCGGCGCCGACCGGCACCAACTCGCCGAGCGCATCGCGATGGTGGCCCAGGACTTCAAGCGCTGGCCGTTCACCGCCCGGGTCAACGTCTCCGTGGGCCGCTCCTCCGCGCCCCTCACCGAGGAGCGTCTGGCCGCCTCGGTCGCCGAGGCCGGGGCCGGGGACGTGGTGGCCGATCTGCCGCGGGGCCTGGACACCCTGCTGGCCCGTCAGTTCAACGGCGGGCACGAGCTGTCCGGCGGCCAGTGGCAGCGGCTCGGGATCGCCCGGGCCGCCTACCGGCGTGGCCGCATCCTGATCGTGGACGAGCCGACCGCGGCCCTGGACGCACGGGCCGAACTGGAGGTCTTCGAGAAGATCCGCGCCCTGGCCTCCACCGGCCAGACGGTCGTCCTCAT
- a CDS encoding helix-turn-helix domain-containing protein → MSEPRSAPTVGQVVLGRRLLDLRERAGLKREEAARVLRVAPATVRRMEMAEVGLKIPYLQLLLKAYGISDDEADAFVQLAEEANRPGWWQRFHDILPGWFSMYVSLEGAAALIRSYEPHFVPGLLQTEDYARGVLRSGAIGQTSPDDIERHVALRMQRQQLLTREDAPRLWVVMDETVLRRQVGGPEVMRAQIDRLLQAARLPNVTLQVAPFANGPHPGTYGPFVLFRFAMSELPDMVYSEYLTGAVYLDARTEVATHLEVMDRMAAQAATAHRTKEILRDLRKEL, encoded by the coding sequence GTGAGCGAGCCGCGGTCCGCACCTACGGTCGGCCAGGTCGTCCTCGGCCGCCGCCTGCTCGACCTGCGCGAACGCGCCGGGCTCAAGCGCGAGGAGGCAGCCCGGGTGCTCCGGGTCGCTCCCGCGACGGTCCGCCGCATGGAGATGGCCGAGGTCGGGCTGAAGATCCCGTACCTCCAACTGCTCCTGAAGGCCTACGGCATCTCCGACGACGAGGCAGACGCCTTTGTGCAACTGGCGGAGGAGGCCAACAGGCCGGGCTGGTGGCAGCGCTTCCACGACATCCTGCCCGGCTGGTTCTCGATGTACGTCAGCCTGGAGGGTGCCGCCGCGCTCATCCGGTCGTACGAACCCCACTTCGTGCCCGGCCTGTTGCAGACCGAGGACTACGCGCGCGGCGTGCTGAGGTCGGGCGCCATCGGCCAGACCAGCCCCGACGACATCGAGCGCCATGTCGCCCTGCGCATGCAACGCCAGCAGTTGCTCACCCGTGAGGACGCGCCGCGGCTGTGGGTCGTGATGGACGAGACCGTGCTGCGCCGCCAGGTCGGCGGTCCGGAGGTGATGCGTGCCCAGATCGACCGGCTGCTCCAGGCCGCGAGGCTGCCCAACGTGACGCTGCAGGTGGCTCCCTTCGCGAACGGGCCGCACCCCGGCACGTACGGGCCCTTCGTGCTGTTCCGATTTGCCATGTCAGAACTGCCGGACATGGTCTACAGCGAGTACCTGACCGGCGCCGTCTACCTCGACGCGCGCACCGAGGTGGCTACCCACCTCGAGGTCATGGACCGCATGGCGGCGCAGGCCGCTACGGCACACCGCACGAAGGAGATCCTCCGGGATCTCCGCAAGGAGCTGTGA
- a CDS encoding SAM-dependent methyltransferase, with protein MEFVMTGRNRFVEIDTSKPHPARMYDWYLGGKDNYPVDEAMGQQMLALDPRVPVMARVNRAFMHRTTRWLAKNGVRQFLDVGTGIPTEPNLHQIAQGIAPDARVVYCDNDPIVLAHAAALLRGTDQGATEYLQADVRDPGAIVEGARKVLDFSRPVALSLVALLHFVSDEDGAHELVSRLLSELPSGSYLVVTHATADFTPEESKAATEKLKAAGVTLALRSCAEFARFFDGLELVEPGVEVPHQWHPELGEPVPGQDEGVIPGYGAVGRKP; from the coding sequence ATGGAGTTCGTCATGACCGGGCGGAACCGTTTCGTCGAGATCGACACCAGCAAGCCGCATCCCGCGCGGATGTACGACTGGTACCTCGGCGGCAAGGACAACTACCCGGTCGACGAGGCCATGGGGCAGCAGATGCTCGCCCTCGACCCGCGCGTCCCGGTGATGGCGCGGGTCAACCGCGCGTTCATGCACCGCACGACCCGCTGGCTCGCCAAGAACGGCGTACGCCAGTTCCTGGACGTCGGCACCGGCATCCCGACCGAGCCGAACCTGCACCAGATCGCCCAGGGGATCGCCCCCGACGCGCGCGTCGTCTACTGCGACAACGACCCGATCGTGCTGGCCCACGCGGCGGCCCTGCTGCGCGGCACGGACCAGGGTGCCACCGAGTACCTCCAGGCCGATGTGCGCGACCCGGGCGCCATCGTCGAAGGCGCCCGGAAGGTACTGGACTTCAGCCGCCCGGTGGCCCTTTCCCTCGTCGCGCTGCTGCACTTCGTCTCCGACGAGGACGGCGCGCACGAACTGGTCTCCCGGCTGCTGTCCGAACTCCCCTCCGGCAGCTACCTGGTGGTGACCCACGCGACCGCCGACTTCACTCCCGAGGAGTCGAAGGCGGCGACCGAGAAGCTCAAGGCGGCCGGCGTCACGCTGGCGCTGCGCTCCTGCGCGGAGTTCGCCCGGTTCTTCGACGGCCTCGAACTCGTCGAGCCCGGCGTCGAGGTGCCGCACCAGTGGCACCCCGAGCTGGGGGAGCCGGTACCCGGGCAGGACGAAGGGGTCATTCCCGGGTACGGGGCGGTGGGCCGCAAGCCGTAG
- a CDS encoding ATP-binding protein → MASVIPSPPLGTDAAVVPHDLGAAPTVGPQRDTAAERRFRFELAAHPGSPAQARRLTRARLNGWAVCEDTCDTAALVVSELVTNAIVHTASEHIVCELHDGADLVRIAVRDEGCAPGEPHPLSARPEEEHGRGLLLIDALCHAWGAGEDGSGLVVWADLPRAGGFQDASRGDTGPNNDLGWGSRPKPGPPGGSGDEDEAQAQYGRGTGSAWL, encoded by the coding sequence GTGGCAAGCGTGATTCCGTCCCCGCCCTTAGGAACAGACGCCGCCGTGGTCCCCCACGACCTCGGCGCCGCCCCGACAGTGGGACCCCAGCGGGACACCGCCGCCGAGCGCCGGTTCCGTTTCGAACTGGCCGCACATCCGGGCTCTCCCGCGCAGGCCAGACGCCTGACGAGGGCGCGGCTGAACGGCTGGGCGGTGTGCGAGGACACCTGCGACACGGCGGCTCTCGTCGTGTCGGAACTGGTCACCAACGCGATCGTGCACACCGCCAGCGAGCACATAGTGTGCGAGCTGCACGACGGCGCCGACCTGGTGCGCATAGCCGTGCGCGACGAAGGATGCGCGCCGGGTGAGCCGCATCCGCTGTCGGCGCGGCCCGAGGAGGAGCACGGGAGGGGACTGCTTCTCATAGACGCCCTCTGCCATGCCTGGGGGGCAGGCGAGGACGGGTCCGGGCTGGTGGTCTGGGCCGATCTGCCACGGGCGGGCGGGTTCCAGGACGCCTCCCGCGGTGACACCGGGCCGAACAACGATCTCGGGTGGGGATCCCGGCCCAAGCCGGGTCCGCCCGGAGGTTCTGGCGACGAGGACGAAGCACAGGCTCAGTACGGCAGGGGAACGGGGTCCGCATGGCTGTGA